The sequence AATCACCGTAAACATCGAACGCTTCATGTCCACGGCGTCCCTGACATGCGGTGCAACGGTGGTGGCTGTTTCGGGAACATAGAATATGGTATCGACCATTTCATACAGGGGAAACAATCTTTCCCACTTTCCCCCTTTGCTGAAACTCGGCTCGATACGATCGAGAAACTTTCTCAAAACGCCCATAGTCCTATATTAAACGATTATTCCTGCATACCGTTCTACACTAACCGTTTTTCTCTACATATTCCAGCCCTTGACGAATAATCTCGGCAACCTCCATTTTCGATGCATCGATAAAGGAGCACAGCGCGAAATCCTCAGGGTCACACTCATAGATTCCCAGCTTCTCCATCTCGTCAATATCTTCGGCAAGAATCATCTTTATCAGAAATGTGGGAAGAATATTCATAGGCAGAACAGACTCGATATTACCGAAAGGAATAATAACTCTCTTACTGCCGTGCATACGGGTATCGAGATGCGTTCCCCGATTGTTGACAAGGCGGGATAAAAAGAGATTGGTCAAAGAATATTTATGGAGCCCCGGCACAAGCCACCCGAAGAAATCACGCCGGGCGCTTTCCGGTATAACCGAAACGGTGTCGTGATAAAATCCAAGCGGATCTTCTGCCACACACTGCAAACCGGTAAGCAAGTCTCCGGAAACCAGCCGGGCACCCCGTTCAACCGGGTTTCCCCACAGGACATCTTTAAGCATCATACCCTGCCGGATCTTTATATAGTGCCTTTTTTCCACCGATTCCCCCCCGACGGTGACAATTTTTTCAACCGGCAGAATCCCTTTGAGGAAAAAACGGCCGACCCGCATAACATCCTGCAGTGACACATACCAGACAATATCGTCACGGTTCCTGATAGGAGCAATGTGATGAATATGAATACCTACATTTCCTGCAGGATGCGGTCCGCTGAAACGGTGGAGAACAACATCTTTAGCACCGCCAAGCGCTGTACTCGAGCTGTCATTTCCGGCAACGAGATGAACCGGCTTTCCCGTAAGCCTTTTCAGGACCGACAGGCCCATCTGCAATCCTGTAGTATCCTGCTCGAGGAGATAATCCGTATCCGGAGCGAAAGGTGCCGTTGGCGTTGCCGGTATGAAAACGGCTTTCGGTAATTTTTCGGGATCCGCCACAGAGGAAAAGGGACGTTGCCGGATAACCGGCCAGAGACCTGAACGCAGCAGCTGCTTTTTTATCGTATCGGGTGAAAGAGTGGGAACCGATTGTTCATTGAAACGTTCGAACGATTCAAATGACTCGGTTCGGTCGAGATCGATAACAATCTCTTTGACGACACGCCGCTCCCCAATAACAATGTTCACAACCCGACCGGCCCCCGGTGCGGTCACGAACATATCAGGGAAGATTTTGTTGTACAACACCGGAGTCCCGGTGTTGACGTGATCGCCTTCCTTGACCAGCAGTTTCGGCTTGATCCCGCGAAAATCCAACGGCCTGATCTTCAAACGAGCAGGTTGCCCTGCATTGACCAGAAGTTTTTCCGGCTGGCCGGCAATCGCAAGATTATGACCTTTCTTCAGTCGAATTACCTTCATAGCATACCAATGCCTTGATGTAAAATAATCCTTTCGAAATCAATCATGCACATCAACCGTTTAGGAAAAGAAAAAATTTCACTATGATCGTCAATCCAACGCTACACGTCAAAAATATCCCAAATCCATCTTATCAAGCAAAAAAATGACATAACATTCACAGAGAAAATCAATAAACAATCATATAATTATATATATAAAAAAATAACAATCGTTATAATCAAAAGCAAAAGAAGATATAGCAAAAGCATAGATCGAACAAAAAAGTAAGTCTTTTTAAAATAACACCTTAAGTGAATAACAATATTGTAAATCTTTTGTTTTTGCAACACGTTCACATATGTTATATATTCTTGGCTGAAATTTTTCAATCATTCTGCACAGATATAATTGTGGATAATAAGAAGAGTGAATAATCACCCTTCTTATTATTAATTCTTGTTAGCAGTTCGAAGGACAAGATTGCGTTTACGAAAGTAAGAAGTAATCCATTCCTTGAGCCGGTATCATTCAAATATTTCAACAGCACTATTCTCATTGCTAACCCGGTATACCGGAGAGCAGAAACTTTTCCCAGGCAACTCGCCTGGCCGGAAAACAAACATTAGCATCAGGAGACCTTGAACATGAACCATGGTCATGATTTGAACCGCAGAGATTTTTTAAAGATATCGTCTCTGTTTTTAGCTGGATCCGCTGCGATTTCTAGTCAGGTCGGGCAGGCTTTGTCAAGCACAAACACTGCCTTTGCGAAAGACGACAGGGAAGAAGTTGTTCATTCATTCTGCGAACATTGCTTCTGGCGTTGTGGTATTGCAGCACACGTGCGTAACGGTAAAATCTACAAGATCACCGGTTCGGAGCACCATCCGCTCAGCAACGGAAAACTCTGTCCGCGAGGCACAGGAGGAATCGGGCAGATTTACGATCCCGACAGGCTCGCTCACCCGATCATCAGAGAACGAAAAGGGGGCAAAAGCAGTCTCCGCAAAGCCTCGTGGGATGAAGCCATCACCTATACAGCCGAAAAGCTTTACCAGATAAAGGAAAAATATGGCCCCGAAGCCATTGCAATGCTTCATCATGGTTATGGTTACACCTTTTTCAAGGAGATGTTCAAAGCGTTCGGTGTGAACAAATTTGCGAAGCCATCATACGATTTTTGCTGTGGACCGCGTCTTCAAGGCTATACCATGACCTACGGCCACGGCACCGGCACTCCTGAAGGCATCGATATGATGAACAGTAAATATTTGCTCTTTTTCGGTACTCATTACGGCGAAAACATGCATAACACCGCCGTTCAGGAAATTTCTGAGGGTATTCGCCGCGGCCTCAAAATCGTAGTGTTCGATCCCCGATTCTCGACACTTGCAGGAAAAGCCGAAAAATGGCTGCCGATAAAACCCGGAACGGACATCGCCATGATGCAGGCTCTCATGAACGTCCTCATCAGCGAAGAGCTTTACGACAAGAAATTCGTTGCGGAAAACACCGTAGGATTTGATGAGCTGTGGGCTGAAATCCAGCACATGACTCCTGAAAAAGCGGCAACCATCACCGACATTCCGGCAGATGAAATCCGTGAAATTGCCAGAACTTTTGCAAGCTACGCTCCGGCAGCGGCAGTCCATCCAGGACGAAGAACACAGTGGTACGCCGATGGAACACAACGGGTACGCGCCATTGCCATACTCAATGCATTGACCGGTAATTACAAAATGCCCGGCGGTGTTGTCAAATATGAAAAATTCAAGCTGCCGAAACCCGAAGCTCATCCCCATCCTCATTTCAAGAAAGACGTCTGGAGCAAGTATCCTTTTTTTGTACAAACCAAGCCGGAAAACTCCATTACCTCCCACGAGGTAGTTCAGCAAACGCTTGAAAAAGAAGTAAGAGCCTGGTTTGTTTATGGGGTGAACGTTCCCGAAACCATTACCCTTGGACGGAAAACCGCAATCGAAGCGATGCAGAAACTCGATTTCATGGTCGCTGTCGATACACTGCCGATGGAAGTCACCGGATATGCAGATATCGTGCTTCCGGAATGTACCTATCTTGAACGCTATGATGACCTCGACGGCGGAAGGCCTTACCGGACACCGTTTGTCTCGCTGCGCCAGCCTGTGGTGGAACCGATGTTCGACAGTAAGCCCGGCAATGAAATCGCGAGAATGATGGCTGAAAAACTCGAGCTGCACGGTGTTTTCGAAGACAGTGTCGAGACCTATCTCGACAAGCGGCTGAACAAAGTCGGCAGTTCGCTCGAGGAAGTCAAAAAAACAGGTGTGCTCGTCGGTGAACCAACCAACCTCTACCGCAAACCCGGGGAAAAATTAACCTTCAAAACCCCAAGCGGTAAAATAGAGCTTGCCTCTGCACAGTTGAAATCAGCCGGTTTCGATGCCGTTCCAAAGTACATCAAGCATCCCGAACCTCCACAGGGTTACTACAGGATCCTGACAGGGCGCAAACCGATGCTGACCTTCGGACGTACTGCAAACAACCGTTTTCTGAACGAACTGCCGACAGCGAGAGAAAACGAAATCTGGGTCAACCCCAGGATAGCCCAAAAGCACGCTCTATCACATGGAGAGTATGTGCATCTGAAAAATCAGGCCGGTATCGTATCGGAATTCCCCATAAAAGTAAAGGTTACCGAACGTATCAGGGAAGATTCGGTGTATATGGTTCACGGCTACGGCCACTATTATAAAAAACTGAAATGGGCTTACAAAAAAGGTGCCTCCCATAACCAGCTTATCTCAAAGGCTGACATTGATCAAAGCACCGGCGCCGTAGGCTTTCAAAACAATTTTGTGACTTTTATCAAGGAGGCATAACCTGTGGCTGATAAGAAAAATTACGGAATGGTTATCGACACACGCGTTTGTGTCGCTTGTTCTGCATGCGTCTATGCATGCAAGTCAGAAAACAGCATACCGGAAGGCTATTGTCGCGACTGGGTCGTACAGGAAACAAATGGCACCTATCCCAGGCTCAGCATGGAAAACCGTTCGGAACGCTGCCAGCACTGTGCAAAAGCACCATGCGTGATTTATTGCCCGACCGGAGCGTCCCACTACGCCGAAGATGGAACCGTTCAGATCAACCGCTCACGCTGTACCGGTTGTAAGGCCTGTCTTGCCGCATGCCCCTATGACGCACGGTACGTCCATCCTGAAGGCTTTGCAGACAAATGCTCACTCTGCAAGCACAGGATCGACAAAGGTCTTGAAACCGCATGCGTCTCGGTTTGCCCGACGACCAGCCTGAACCTCGTGGATCTGAACAATCACGAAGAAGAGGCATTGAAGATGATGAACGGAAAGGAGGTCTACCGGCAAAAAGAACATGCAGGTACTAAACCGAGCCTCTACTGGATTTCAGCAAGGAACAAACCCGGAGCATAATCATGACAGAAACAACGACGGAAATCATATCGACGAAAATGAACCCGAATGTGATTCCACATCTGCACATTTGGGAATGGCATATTCCGCTCTATCTTTTTCTCGGCGGACTTGCTGGAGGATTGCTCATCATCACCGCAGTAATGATCGTAGCCAAGCGACATTTTGGCATCGGCCCACAAGACGAGGGGGAAGGCTGCCCTTGCCTCGCTATCAGGCTCGGCTCGGCACTTGCCCCTATATTGCTCGGCATCGGTATGCTGTTTCTTTTTCTCGATCTCGCCAACAAGTTCTATGTCTGGGCGTTCTACACCACTGTCCAGCCTACGTCACCCATGTCGGCCGGAAGCTGGATACTGATCGCTTTTTTCCCGATGGCCGTATTACAGGCTATGCTGGTTAACAAACAGTTCCTGCGCAATCTGAACATCGGGATCGTCAATAAACTCATCGACTGGACCGAGGATCATCTTACCATTGTTGCACTTCTCAATGCTCACATCGGGATCGGTATCGGCATTTATACCGGAATTATGCTCTCTTTCTTCTACGCACGTCCTCTTTGGTCAAGCTCTATTCTGGGAATGCTTTTTCTTGTTTCCGGTATCTCAAGTGCAGCAGCACTCTTGCTTCTTTTTGCTCCAAAACATGAAAAACCGATCTACAGCAAGATAGACGCCAATGCCCTCTGGATCGAGATGATAATTGTCGGCCTTTTCGTCCTCGGAGGCATTACAGGACCGGCCAATACAAGCGGAGCCATGATGCACCTGATCGCTGGTGACCACCAGTTGGCAGGCATGTCGTATATGCTGTGGTTCTGGGGAGGTTTTGTAGCACTGGGGCTTATCGTACCGATGTTCCTCGAGTTTCTTGAAGCTATAGGAGTACATATCAAGTATCCCCTGGTCGCCCCTGTTCTTGTACTGATGGGCGGTTTGATACTTCGCTTCCTTATCGTTTTTGCAGGGCAAACTTATCACACATTCATGTGAAGAAACACCCGTACAAAAAGAGGCTGTATCAGAAACAAAACTGATACAGCCTCTTTCTTGCATCATTCAATATCGATGTGCACCTCGTTCCTCCTCAAAAAAGGCAATGTCCATGGAGGATCGAAACTTGCCATCCTTGGTCCCGATACCGGACGATATCCGTTCTGAGCGATCCACTCGTTGAGTTTTTCCGAATATTTTAAAATATTTTTTTCGGAATGAAGGCCGGAATAGCGGATTGCAGCGACTCTCCTCTCCGGTACCTCTCTCAGCACAATATCCTCATCAAGGGGTTTAGGAATGGTTTCCATGGTGTATTTTTGGGGCATGACAAATGCTGTCACCCATTTTTCCCCTGACTTTTGCTGAATTACCGGAGCTGTCATCGCGATTTCTTCACTCCGCTGCTCCTGAATAACAGGTGTTGTCATGTCAATACTCGAATCCGCTTTGTTGCCACCGAAAATATAACTCGCCAGTTTACTGAATGCTTTTCCACTTGTCGACCGGTAATCTCCTTCCATTGCCGTTTCAGCAAGAATCATCGGCTGATATTGCCGAACCTCATACACCCCTTCGCTTCTCAATACTGTATACTGCGCCTCTTCCGCTGTCCGCTTCCCCAGAACAGAACAACCGGCAAGCAAAAAGCTCGATAGCAGCAACAAAACGATATTCATCTCTATTCCTCCTCCTGTTTTTTCGCCCTGAACCGAGCGACTGTTTGATTGTTTTTCCGATACATAGTCAACAACAGGAACTGGAAAAAGGTTTGATTTTAACGCATGCTGAATGCATTGAAAAGAAGTGCAACACCTCCGATAATCGCAAGCACCCCTATGGTAATCGGTAAAAAAGAAGCAAACATGGCGACCAGTGCGGGATGAGAAAGCAGAAACAGAGCAAAAAGAACGTTGATTATACCAAGAATAATCGCTCCGGCTCCATCCCCCTTTATGCCCTGAAGCAGATTTATCGATCCCATGATAAAGCCAAAAACCACAAGCATAACAACGAGTGTGGTCGGAATCAAAAAAGCTGTGCAAAGCGGGTGATTCAGTACAAAAACACCAGCAAAAATACCTATCAAGCCATCCAGCAACAGCAAACCCCAATGCAGTGACGAGCGACCTGTAAAAATGCTGACGAGAGAAAAAATACCATGGATGAACCAGTAGATTCCAAGAAAAAGCACCAGGGTTGAAAGGGCTGCCCCTGTTGCCGTAACAAGCAGTAACCCAAACAAACTCAGCACGATTCCACGCAGCAGAACGAGCCACCAGATTTCAGAAGGTTTACCGGTTTGAACTTCATTCATAATGGTTTCTCCTTTCAAAAACGGAACCGGACGGTTAACGATGGTTTTACATGCCCCAAAGGTTACCGGTATGGACCGCTTTGTTCTGAAGTTTCAGGTAATAGAACAGCTGTGCCTTGTGCACTTTCAGGTGATCGACCATTTGAAGCAGGCGGTGGCCAAGTATCAACTCGGTTTGATCCCAGGGAGCTGTCGTTTGTTTTGTGTCAAGATCTTTTTCGCTGCATTCCGACACCAGAGAAAGCGCAAGCCGCTCGTCTTCCTCCAACAGCTTCTTCGCTTCAGCTACGCTCCCAACCGCCTGCATTGTTTCAGCAGGAGCCAGCATCTCCTCGGTGGACAGGCTATGCACATCGACTCCCTCAGGCAAACCCCAGTCGCCGGTAACAAATCCGCGCATACTTCCACCACAGGCAATAGTGATGTGTTTAAGGAGTTGACCGGTGGTCATCCAGTTGCTTCCCGTAGCGGGCTTCCACTGTAGCATTTCATCATCGGTCAGTTCAAACAGCCCTTTCGTGACTGCGTAGGTTGACTCGATCTCTTGTGTCAGCAGTTCGCTCCAGTTCATGATTGCTCCATTTTAAAATGATTCTGCACAAACAGTGCAAAATAAGTAATCCATTTACTGGGCTTTCCTTTTTCTTCGACATCCACCCACATCTTTCCATTCAAAGAGTTTTCCATTAACCATCTACCGTCGGGAGTCATTTTATCTCTGATGATCTCCAACGGTCTTTTCAGTTGTGGAGTCATTGGTGTTTCAAGGAGGGCCATTGCGTACATTGCTTCCAATATGTCCGAGTTATAATGGAGTGGAAAGCCAAAATTGACCCATCCTGGTTTCGCTATTCTTGCCCCTACATCATGTGAGTCAAGGAATGCAGCTTTTTGTTTGATTATCCAGTT is a genomic window of Prosthecochloris marina containing:
- a CDS encoding Na(+)-translocating NADH-quinone reductase subunit A, whose protein sequence is MKVIRLKKGHNLAIAGQPEKLLVNAGQPARLKIRPLDFRGIKPKLLVKEGDHVNTGTPVLYNKIFPDMFVTAPGAGRVVNIVIGERRVVKEIVIDLDRTESFESFERFNEQSVPTLSPDTIKKQLLRSGLWPVIRQRPFSSVADPEKLPKAVFIPATPTAPFAPDTDYLLEQDTTGLQMGLSVLKRLTGKPVHLVAGNDSSSTALGGAKDVVLHRFSGPHPAGNVGIHIHHIAPIRNRDDIVWYVSLQDVMRVGRFFLKGILPVEKIVTVGGESVEKRHYIKIRQGMMLKDVLWGNPVERGARLVSGDLLTGLQCVAEDPLGFYHDTVSVIPESARRDFFGWLVPGLHKYSLTNLFLSRLVNNRGTHLDTRMHGSKRVIIPFGNIESVLPMNILPTFLIKMILAEDIDEMEKLGIYECDPEDFALCSFIDASKMEVAEIIRQGLEYVEKNG
- a CDS encoding molybdopterin-containing oxidoreductase family protein; translation: MNHGHDLNRRDFLKISSLFLAGSAAISSQVGQALSSTNTAFAKDDREEVVHSFCEHCFWRCGIAAHVRNGKIYKITGSEHHPLSNGKLCPRGTGGIGQIYDPDRLAHPIIRERKGGKSSLRKASWDEAITYTAEKLYQIKEKYGPEAIAMLHHGYGYTFFKEMFKAFGVNKFAKPSYDFCCGPRLQGYTMTYGHGTGTPEGIDMMNSKYLLFFGTHYGENMHNTAVQEISEGIRRGLKIVVFDPRFSTLAGKAEKWLPIKPGTDIAMMQALMNVLISEELYDKKFVAENTVGFDELWAEIQHMTPEKAATITDIPADEIREIARTFASYAPAAAVHPGRRTQWYADGTQRVRAIAILNALTGNYKMPGGVVKYEKFKLPKPEAHPHPHFKKDVWSKYPFFVQTKPENSITSHEVVQQTLEKEVRAWFVYGVNVPETITLGRKTAIEAMQKLDFMVAVDTLPMEVTGYADIVLPECTYLERYDDLDGGRPYRTPFVSLRQPVVEPMFDSKPGNEIARMMAEKLELHGVFEDSVETYLDKRLNKVGSSLEEVKKTGVLVGEPTNLYRKPGEKLTFKTPSGKIELASAQLKSAGFDAVPKYIKHPEPPQGYYRILTGRKPMLTFGRTANNRFLNELPTARENEIWVNPRIAQKHALSHGEYVHLKNQAGIVSEFPIKVKVTERIREDSVYMVHGYGHYYKKLKWAYKKGASHNQLISKADIDQSTGAVGFQNNFVTFIKEA
- a CDS encoding 4Fe-4S dicluster domain-containing protein, which produces MADKKNYGMVIDTRVCVACSACVYACKSENSIPEGYCRDWVVQETNGTYPRLSMENRSERCQHCAKAPCVIYCPTGASHYAEDGTVQINRSRCTGCKACLAACPYDARYVHPEGFADKCSLCKHRIDKGLETACVSVCPTTSLNLVDLNNHEEEALKMMNGKEVYRQKEHAGTKPSLYWISARNKPGA
- the nrfD gene encoding NrfD/PsrC family molybdoenzyme membrane anchor subunit; protein product: MTETTTEIISTKMNPNVIPHLHIWEWHIPLYLFLGGLAGGLLIITAVMIVAKRHFGIGPQDEGEGCPCLAIRLGSALAPILLGIGMLFLFLDLANKFYVWAFYTTVQPTSPMSAGSWILIAFFPMAVLQAMLVNKQFLRNLNIGIVNKLIDWTEDHLTIVALLNAHIGIGIGIYTGIMLSFFYARPLWSSSILGMLFLVSGISSAAALLLLFAPKHEKPIYSKIDANALWIEMIIVGLFVLGGITGPANTSGAMMHLIAGDHQLAGMSYMLWFWGGFVALGLIVPMFLEFLEAIGVHIKYPLVAPVLVLMGGLILRFLIVFAGQTYHTFM
- a CDS encoding SOUL family heme-binding protein; protein product: MNIVLLLLSSFLLAGCSVLGKRTAEEAQYTVLRSEGVYEVRQYQPMILAETAMEGDYRSTSGKAFSKLASYIFGGNKADSSIDMTTPVIQEQRSEEIAMTAPVIQQKSGEKWVTAFVMPQKYTMETIPKPLDEDIVLREVPERRVAAIRYSGLHSEKNILKYSEKLNEWIAQNGYRPVSGPRMASFDPPWTLPFLRRNEVHIDIE
- a CDS encoding HdeD family acid-resistance protein; the protein is MNEVQTGKPSEIWWLVLLRGIVLSLFGLLLVTATGAALSTLVLFLGIYWFIHGIFSLVSIFTGRSSLHWGLLLLDGLIGIFAGVFVLNHPLCTAFLIPTTLVVMLVVFGFIMGSINLLQGIKGDGAGAIILGIINVLFALFLLSHPALVAMFASFLPITIGVLAIIGGVALLFNAFSMR
- a CDS encoding DinB family protein: MNWSELLTQEIESTYAVTKGLFELTDDEMLQWKPATGSNWMTTGQLLKHITIACGGSMRGFVTGDWGLPEGVDVHSLSTEEMLAPAETMQAVGSVAEAKKLLEEDERLALSLVSECSEKDLDTKQTTAPWDQTELILGHRLLQMVDHLKVHKAQLFYYLKLQNKAVHTGNLWGM